The genome window TTTCGCGATAAGCGTATAACTATGGGAAGGCTAACGATAGAAATTGAGGTGATCACTAGAAAGATAGTCCATCGAGATAATTCGAATACAAAATAGCCCAAGAAAAAAGCTACCATAGCAATTCCAACTCCGACGCCATAACTCACGTACATGGAGCCATAGAAGAAGCTAGGTTCGATCTTGTACTTGGTGTTACAGTGATGGCATCGCTCGTTCATTTCCTGTGTCTTACTAGGATTATAGAGGTTGCTGCTCGTGTACATGGATTCATTGTGGCACACAGGACAAGCTCCTGTTAAAATGCTGTATAATTTTGTTCCTTTTATCATAAGAAAGCTTTAGTGTTAACGCGCAGTTACGCATCTTTGCAAAGATACAAAACGACTATGCTCAACGTTCACGATTTACATGTTAGTTTCGGTGGAGAACCGTTATTTGAAGAAATTACCTTTAGGCTTAATGCGGGAAACCGTGTTGGTTTGATCGGTAAAAATGGTGCTGGAAAATCCACTCTTTTAAAGGTGATCTCGGGAGATATTCCTTACGATCAAGGCAATATTGCCATAGAGAAAGAAGTCAGTATTGGCTTTTTAAGACAGGATATTGATTTCGAAAAAGGCCGCACGGTTTTGGAAGAGGCGTATACCGCTTTTGCGAAAGCGAGACAAATAGAAGCTCAGATCGAAGTCATCAATGAACAACTGACTACAAGAACTGATTATGAATCAGATTCTTATTCCAAGCTCATTGAAGATATAGGAGATCTCAATCATGAATATGAAATTATAGGTGGGTACCAATACAAAGGGGAAACAGAAAAAATTTTAAAAGGTCTGGCGTTCAAACCAGAGCAATTTGATAAACTCACAGACGAGCTTTCTGGTGGATGGCGCATGCGTATCGAACTGGCTAAGCTGCTCCTAGAAAAGCACGATGTTCTTTTACTCGATGAGCCTACTAATCACCTGGATATAGACTCTATCTTGTGGTTGGAATCTTTTTTACAAACTTATGCAGGTGCGGTTGTTATTGTAAGTCACGATAAAATGTTTCTCGATAACGTCACTAACCGTACGATTGAAATCAGTCTAGGTCGCATTTATGATTACCCAAAGCCGTATACCAAATTTCTAGCCTTACGCGCAGAGTTGCGCGAGCAACAAGAAGCTACTTTTAAAAATCAGAAGAAGGAGATTGAACGAACCGAGAAGCTGATACAGAAATTTAAGGCCAAAGCCAGTAAAGCTACTATGGCTCAATCGCTGGTAAAAAAGCTGGACCGTATGGATGTAGTAGAAATCGAGCAAACCGATAATGCTGCTATGAATATCAATTTTGCGCAGTCTATCCAACCAGGTAAAATTGTTTTGGAGGTGGATCAAGTCAGCAAGTCTTATGGAGATAAGAATGTGCTAAACCAAATCGACCTTTCTTTGGAACGCGGTAAACGGGTCGCTTTTGTAGGTCAAAATGGGATGGGAAAATCTACCCTTGCCAAAATCATAGTAGGAGACGTAAAAGCCCAAGGCCAGGTCCATCTGGGGCATAACGTACAATTAGGATATTTTGCGCAAAATCAAGCGGAATATATGGACGGGGAGAAGACTGTTCTAGACACGATGATGGATGCCGCTACAGATAGCAATAGAGTAAGAGTACGCGATATGCTGGGTTCTTTTCTTTTTAGAGGAGATGAAGCAGAGAAAAAAGTTAAAGTATTGAGTGGTGGAGAGCGCAACCGACTTGCGCTTTGTAAGTTATTGCTACAGCCCTTCAACGTCTTGATTATGGATGAGCCTACCAACCACTTGGATATTCAATCTAAGAATGTTCTCAAGGCGGCATTGGTAAAATTTGAAGGCACATTGATTGTCGTATCTCACGATAGAGAATTCTTACAAGGCTTAACAGAGCTGGTTTATGAATTTCGCGATCATAAATTAAATCTCTATCTGGGTGATATTGATTATTATCTAGGTCAGAGAAAAGCAGAAGATATGAGAGCGATAGAAAAGGTAGAAGTGGTTAAGGAGGCTAAAGTATCGCGTGGCTCCCAGAGCTCGTCGAAGGGAAAGAGAGACGCCGATAAAAGCCAGCTCTCTTACGAAGATCAGAAAAAACAAAAGTCTCTCCATAACAGGCTTTCTAAAGCAGAATCGCAGATCAACGATTTAGAAAAAAATATTGCAAAGCTCGATGCCGAACTCGTAGCAAACTATGATGAACTGGCGCAAAAAGACGGATTCTTTGATGGTTATCAAGCTAAGAAAAGAGAACTAGATAAGTGGATGCAGCAATGGGAAAATGTCTCTGAAGAGCTCGAAAAATTCAGTAGTTAGCTTTAAGGATTCTTTATGATGATTAAAATACAGACTTAATTAGCTTTGGCGTGTGATCATGTCACGCTAAATCAATACCATGCGTAAAGTTATACTTTCTGTACTTGCTATAATTATTATTATAGCCGCTTCCTATGGAGCTAAGGTCATCATTGATAATAAAACAGCACCTAAGCCTAAGATTAAAAAGGATGTTAAAATTGTAACTACAGATACAATTCAGAATACCACCATTCCTATTATTATTCCAGCAAACGGAAATCTAAA of Nonlabens sp. Ci31 contains these proteins:
- a CDS encoding DUF983 domain-containing protein, translated to MIKGTKLYSILTGACPVCHNESMYTSSNLYNPSKTQEMNERCHHCNTKYKIEPSFFYGSMYVSYGVGVGIAMVAFFLGYFVFELSRWTIFLVITSISIVSLPIVIRLSRNIWINIFMDYDKKRA
- a CDS encoding ABC-F family ATP-binding cassette domain-containing protein — protein: MLNVHDLHVSFGGEPLFEEITFRLNAGNRVGLIGKNGAGKSTLLKVISGDIPYDQGNIAIEKEVSIGFLRQDIDFEKGRTVLEEAYTAFAKARQIEAQIEVINEQLTTRTDYESDSYSKLIEDIGDLNHEYEIIGGYQYKGETEKILKGLAFKPEQFDKLTDELSGGWRMRIELAKLLLEKHDVLLLDEPTNHLDIDSILWLESFLQTYAGAVVIVSHDKMFLDNVTNRTIEISLGRIYDYPKPYTKFLALRAELREQQEATFKNQKKEIERTEKLIQKFKAKASKATMAQSLVKKLDRMDVVEIEQTDNAAMNINFAQSIQPGKIVLEVDQVSKSYGDKNVLNQIDLSLERGKRVAFVGQNGMGKSTLAKIIVGDVKAQGQVHLGHNVQLGYFAQNQAEYMDGEKTVLDTMMDAATDSNRVRVRDMLGSFLFRGDEAEKKVKVLSGGERNRLALCKLLLQPFNVLIMDEPTNHLDIQSKNVLKAALVKFEGTLIVVSHDREFLQGLTELVYEFRDHKLNLYLGDIDYYLGQRKAEDMRAIEKVEVVKEAKVSRGSQSSSKGKRDADKSQLSYEDQKKQKSLHNRLSKAESQINDLEKNIAKLDAELVANYDELAQKDGFFDGYQAKKRELDKWMQQWENVSEELEKFSS